A genomic stretch from Neospora caninum Liverpool complete genome, chromosome III includes:
- a CDS encoding putative HIT zinc finger domain-containing protein, protein MGDGENPQAGRTPSLAAGESPAASGVYTGPPERRCVVCQVKEGIYRCARCLRRTCSLGCYKAHEKRPREHRDVFHSSSPSSPAPPPPPPAASPASPSARPEGDNSAGGSSAPQAEPATASVERLNVGAAATQSSTAPTGESDLRASPPSGAHAAPSSLSASSLASSGGCPLVRSRVDFVALRDFDENFLLRDFRLVEEAARVVEAAARHWRCEAEECAQRNRKRRSVHPQHLRALCVSRGIRFLFCPPNFSRRKSNTTRVVQRQRAKPTPPLAPEAREAKLGEAQKADQASAQAPKAETETALLAQQEATNLSEHVSEERETHAATRGGVDKTGEEGAVGEEGGAREQGGAREEEGDEHEMREARGTLGDGSDREGDAAAKRAPVSVASDSASETLAKPANSSHAKKDENSAIEWRVVFHFRELAIHRVLPAVHEDLPIYQVLAQLLDMERTREAPGERKGELAKETEGEDGDPNEAPSTAGEKRKKRESTQEAVNQGKKRRTDTGFQDETEMTKASSSLASHLARQEELLLLLPCVGSSCLRSSSSSPMSCASSSPPSSPSSSSRSLIIPARKCDRGWSLREALTGTVVVEFPEFFVALPEELASFHCVQKAAAPPPPLFSPESPRSSGGSVGLAVSHSPSEAASPFGSAVDEFAPNAAGGVAGGHPGANEEAEEEEEEEEEEEDSEEDEEVVSHLQSLFPASFSTIFTENTPVPRLSDPSAVPSVSSHSPFDRTNRDGSRVSSSYGGRRGRRDRGSRATGNRGHHPGQKRRGSCGSSNSPSSFSSVATFSCHPASDSPPYPGAHPPPPGVHAAFSGVHTPGPKGGAAASASGQACFRGEQPGRVSVRQEGKHFSPQANPASRGQHRGGGRGKQGRGSWRGGRGFRRG, encoded by the exons ATgggggacggcgagaacCCCCAGGCCGGGCGgactccctctctcgccgcgggCGAGTCGCCCGCCGCGTCGGGTGTCTACACGGGTCCGCCGGAAAGACGCTGCGTCGTCTGTCAAGTGAAGGAAGGCATCTACCGTTGCGCAAGGTGCCTGCGACGCACCTGTTCCCTCGGCTGCTACAAAGCACACGAGAAACGCCCTCGCGAGCATCGAGACGTCTTccactcttcctctccctcctcccccgctccccctccccctccaccggccgcttctccagcctcgccttctgcgagACCAGAAGGGGACAACAGCGCCGGAGGTTCCAGTGCGCCTCAAGCAGAACCCGCGACGGCGAGTGTGGAGAGGCTGAACGTCGGCGCAGCTGCGACGCAGAGCTCCACTGCTCCGACTGGCGAGTCGGACCTCcgagcgtctccgccttccggTGCTCACGCCGcaccttcgtctctgtctgcgtcttctctcgcgtcctcggGAGGCTGCCCACTGGTGCGGTCGAGGGTCGACTTTGTCGCCTTGAGGGATTTCGACGAAAACTTTCTCCTCCGCGACTTCCGGCTCGTCGAAGAGGCCGCTCGAGTGGTTGAGGCTGCCGCGAGACACTGGAGATGCGAGGCCGAAGAGTGTGCGCAGCGGAACCGAAAACG GCGCAGCGTTCATCCGCAGCATCTTCGCGCACTGTGTGTGTCGCGGGGCATTCGCTTCCTGTTTTGCCCACCCAACTTCTCGAGACGCAAGAGCAACACCACGCGCGTCGTCCAGCGACAAAGAGCGAAGCCGACGCCTCCGTTGgcgccggaggcgcgcgaagcgAAACTCGGCGAGGCCCAGAAGGCGGATCAGGCCagcgcgcaggcgccgaaaGCCGAGACCGAAACTGCACTTCTCGCGCAGCAGGAAGCAACGAACCTGTCAGAGCACGtcagcgaagagcgagagacccACGCGGCAACGCGAGGTGGCGTGGacaagacaggagaggaaggagcggtgggagaggaaggaggggcgagagagcaaggaggggcgagagaggaagagggcgacgaaCATGAgatgcgcgaggcgagaggcacCCTGGGAGACGGCAGCgatcgagaaggcgacgccgcagcgAAGCGGGCGCCTGTGTCTGTGGCGAGTGACTCGGCATCCGAGACGCTGGCGAAACCGGCGAATTCTTCGCATGcaaagaaggacgagaacaGCGCGATCGAATGGCGGGTTGTGTTTCACTTCCGGGAGCTGGCGATACACCGCGTGCTGCCTGCTGTCCACGAAGACTTGCCGATTTACCAAGTCCTCGCTCAGCTTCTCGACatggagagaacgcgcgaggcgcctggcGAGCGGAAGGGCGAACtagcaaaagagacagagggcgaagacggagacccCAACGAGGCGCCATCAaccgcaggagagaaaaggaagaaacgtgaAAGTACGCAGGAGGCCGTGAATcaggggaagaaacgacgaACAGACACAGGATTccaagacgagacagagatgaCGAAAGCGTCGTCGTCTCTTGCGAGCCATCTAGCCAGGCAAGAAGAgcttcttttgcttctccccTGTGTTGGCTCTTCGTGCTTGCgatcctcttcctcttcgccgatGTCTTgtgcttcttcgtcgcctccctcgtctccttcctcttcttcccgatCGTTGATCATTCCAGCTCGGAAATGCGACAGAGGCTGGAGTCTGCGGGAGGCCTTGACGGGCACCGTCGTCGTTGAG tttccggagtttttcgtcgctcttccaGAAGAGCTGGCCAGCTTTCACTG CGTACAGaaggctgcggcgccgccccctcctctcttctcgccagaGTCACCGCGATCCAGCGGCGGCAGTGTGGGTCTGGCTGTCTCTCACAGTCCGTCGGAggctgcctctccgtttgGTTCTGCTGTCGACGAGTTCGCGCCAAACGCAGCGGGAGGCGTTGCCGGAGGACATCCGGGGGCCAatgaagaggcagaggaggaagaggaggaagaggaggaagaggaagacagcgaagaggacgaagaggtgGTATCCCACCTCCAGTCCCTTTTCCCAGCTTCCTTCAGCACAATCTTCACAGAAAACACGCctgtgcctcgtctctcggaCCCCTCTGCCgtcccttccgtctcttcccatTCACCTTTCGACCGAACGAACAGAGACGGatctcgcgtctccagcagctacggaggaagacgaggccgcaGAGACCGAGGCAGCAGAGCCACGGGGAACCGTGGGCATCACCCGGGACAGAAACGTCGGGGATCTTGTGGCTCTTCAAACTCGCCATCGTCGTTCTCTTCAGTGGCCACTTTCTCCTGTCACCCTGCTAGTGACAGCCCGCCATATCCCGGTGCGCACCCGCCTCCTCcgggcgtgcatgcagccttttccggtgtacatacacctgggCCAAAGGGCGGTGCAGCCGCGTCGGCAAGCGGGCAAGCATGTTTTCGGGGAGAGCAACCGGGGAGAGTTTCTGTGCGACAGGAGGGCAAGCATTTCTCGCCTCAAGCAAACCCCGCTTCGCGGGGCCAGCACAGAGGCGGTGGGCGAGGGAAACAAGGAAGAGGATCCTGGAGAGGAGGACGCGGCTTCAGAAGAGGATGA
- a CDS encoding uvrd-like DNA helicase, C terminal, related: protein MFPMEEVLDLLDERLAKTGRRIWISYILIKGRNDTDDHARALAALLRARRLPTRHLYHVNVIPYNKAQGVEPSMQSPSAAEVNHFTDLLRKLNLSVSRRHTIGSAIDAACGQMHAEYEVGQLTKQRQARELERRKASFQ from the exons ATGTTCCCGATGGAAGAAGTTCTCGACCTCCTCGATGAGAGACTCGCCAAGACCGGCAGACGCATCTGGATTTCGTACATCCTCATCAAAG GCCGCAACGACACAGATGACCATGCGCGCGCACTCGCCGCGCTGCTACGCGCGAGACGCCTACCCACTCGGCACCTCTATCACGTCAATGTCATCCCCTACAACAAAG CCCAAGGAGTGGAGCCCAGCATGCAGTCGCCGTCCGCTGCAGAAGTGAATCATTTTACG GATCTGCTGCGGAAGTTGAATTTGTCAGTCTCTCGCAG GCACACTATTGGATCCGCGATAgacgctgcatgcggacagatgcatgcag AGTACGAAGTCGGGCAGTTGACGAAGCAAagacaggcgcgagagctcgagcgaagaaaagcgagttTCCAATGA